The Candidatus Zixiibacteriota bacterium region TCAAGATGCCGGACATGGATGGTATCACTTCGGCGCGGGCGGTAAGGAACCATAATCCTGATATACCGATCATCTTTCATACAGGTTATCCCGGCCAGTATTCCGAGGATGAAATCGAGGCCGGCGAGAAACCTTACGATTATATCGAAAAGGGCGAATCGAGTATCAAGCTCACACGCGCGGTCAGAAACGCTTACGAGACATTTGTGTCAAAAAAAGAGACCGGACGGATTTCGCAGATAGCTGAAAAATCCTACGGTATGACAGGCAAATCAGTAGCGATGCAAAAGATCTACACATTGATAAGGAAGACGGCGTTGAGCGATACCAAGGCGATGGTTTTGGGTGAAACCGGTACCGGCAAGGAACTGGTAGCCCGCGCGATCCACAACCACAGCTGCCGTAGTGACAATCACCTGGTCATCTTCAACTGCAACCACAGACCACCCGACCTGGTCGAATCGGAACTGTTCGGCCACGGCAGGGGAGCGTTTACCGGAGCGGTGTCCGACAAGATCGGTTTGTTCGAATACGGCGACGGCGGTACTGTTTTTCTGGATGAGATAGGTGATCTGGATATCACCACGCAGGCCAAGATACTGAGGGTGATAGAATCGGGCGAATTCCAGACAGTCGGCAAAACACCCTGCCTGAAGAAAACTGATGTCCGTATCATCTGCGCTACCAATCATGATCTCGAACAACTGGTAGCCGAGAATAAGTTCCGCGAAGACCTCTATTACCGGCTCAAGGGTGTGGTGATTCACCTCCCGCCTCTGCGTGAGCGCAAGGAAGATATCCCCCTGTTGGTGACAAAGTTCTGCGACCAGATCACGGTAGAACAGGATCGGATGCCGGTATACTTCGATCAGAGTGCATTAAATGTTCTGCTCGATTACAATTGGCCGGGCAATGTCCGCCAGTTAAAAGACACGATTGAAACGCTTATCACCCTGGCTGATTCGGATATTATTTTCGGCAGCGATGTCGAGGAATATCTCGGCCACGAGTTAATTGAAAATGAATCCAGTCAAAAAGGTACAGGGCTGGCCGCACGTACCCGCGAATTCCGTCGCAACTGCATTATCGAGGCGATGCATGAGGCTCGGAACAACACCAACGCCGCCGCCCGCCTTTTGAAAGTCGACCCCGCCAACCTGCGCAAATGGATCAAGAGCTTCGGGATCACAACATCCTGAACAGATATGATCCGTCGCTATTGACCGAATCTACACAATTTCGTATTTTCTTGACATGGCTAAAGCGTCGTCACAA contains the following coding sequences:
- a CDS encoding response regulator, which gives rise to MDYRVLIVDDDLQVLEGLEILLMDSFSIIRAESGQHAVDVIKSDDSVAVVVMDIKMPDMDGITSARAVRNHNPDIPIIFHTGYPGQYSEDEIEAGEKPYDYIEKGESSIKLTRAVRNAYETFVSKKETGRISQIAEKSYGMTGKSVAMQKIYTLIRKTALSDTKAMVLGETGTGKELVARAIHNHSCRSDNHLVIFNCNHRPPDLVESELFGHGRGAFTGAVSDKIGLFEYGDGGTVFLDEIGDLDITTQAKILRVIESGEFQTVGKTPCLKKTDVRIICATNHDLEQLVAENKFREDLYYRLKGVVIHLPPLRERKEDIPLLVTKFCDQITVEQDRMPVYFDQSALNVLLDYNWPGNVRQLKDTIETLITLADSDIIFGSDVEEYLGHELIENESSQKGTGLAARTREFRRNCIIEAMHEARNNTNAAARLLKVDPANLRKWIKSFGITTS